One window from the genome of Dasypus novemcinctus isolate mDasNov1 chromosome 26, mDasNov1.1.hap2, whole genome shotgun sequence encodes:
- the LOC101433525 gene encoding vomeronasal type-1 receptor 90-like: MNKNKELTIFTALRHFFYCQYGTGISANTVLLLHVLTLLPGHRLKPTDLTIGHLAFIHTVMQLTTGFVATDTFGSQNVWNDLTCKSVFFLHRLMRGLSMSTTCLLSVLQAITLSPRSSCLAKFKHKSSNHNLCLLLLLWVCGMSSGVHLLISTVATPNVTSASFLLVTKSCSLWLMSCYCRFTLFTLETVQDVFFMGLMIVSSGYMVVLLYRHKRRSQHLYSSKHSPRASPEERATRTILLLMSFFVFMYVSDCIISSFSGLSWNHDIVHLLIQMLVGNSYGTISPLVLISSERQIMKLLKYMWGKDHKCLFIQS; the protein is encoded by the coding sequence ATGAATAAAAACAAGGAACTTACCATTTTTACTGCCCTAAGGCATTTCTTTTACTGCCAATATGGCACTGGGATCTCAGCCAACACTGTCCTTCTCCTCCACGTCCTCACACTCCTTCCTGGGCACAGACTGAAGCCCACTGACCTGACTATCGGTCACCTGGCCTTCATCCACACAGTAATGCAGCTAACCACGGGGTTCGTTGCCACCGACACTTTTGGGTCTCAGAATGTTTGGAATGACCTCACATGTAAATCAGTTTTCTTCTTGCACAGGTTGATGAGGGGCCTCTCCATGTCCACCACCTGCCTGCTGAGTGTTCTCCAGGCCATCACCCTCAGCCCCAGAAGCTCCTGTTTGGCTAAGTTCAAACATAAATCCTCAAATCACAATCTGTGTCTCCTGCTTTTGCTATGGGTCTGCGGCATGTCCAGTGGTGTTCACCTCCTAATCTCCACTGTTGCCACCCCCAATGTGACCTCGGCCAGTTTTCTGTTAGTCACTAAATCCTGCTCTCTTTGGCTGATGAGTTGCTACTGCAGGTTCACATTGTTCACACTGGAGACAGTCCAAGATGTCTTCTTTATGGGGCTCATGATCGTCTCTAGTGGATACATGGTGGTTCTCCTGTACAGGCATAAGAGGCGGTCCCAGCATCTTTACAGCAGCAAGCATTCTCCAAGAGCATCCCCAGAAGAAAGGGCCACCCGGACCATTCTGCTGCTCATGAGTTTCTTTGTGTTCATGTATGTTTCTGACTGCATTATCTCTTCCTTCTCAGGACTGTCATGGAACCATGATATAGTTCACCTGCTTATCCAGATGCTTGTGGGCAACAGCTATGGCACGATCAGTCCTTTGGTGCTAATCAGTTCTGAAAGGCAAATAATGAAGCTCTTAAAATACATGTGGGGGAAGgatcataaatgtttatttattcagAGTTAG